From a single Kitasatospora azatica KCTC 9699 genomic region:
- a CDS encoding ABC1 kinase family protein: MSDLPRKAMTRTARLAALPLGIAGRATLGLGKRIGGRSAEAVTAELQQATADQLFKVLGELKGGAMKFGQVLSVFEAALPEEVAGPYRAALTKLQDAAPPMPAASVHAALAERLGKDWRSNFRSFDDRPAAAASIGQVHRAVWQDGRPVAVKVQYPGAGEALLSDLGQLSRVAWLVGPLIPGLDIKPLITELRSRVAEELDYALEAEAQQVHAEEFADDPDIVVPAVVAQADQVLVTEWLDGTPLAEVIAGGGQAERNRAGHLLARFLFAGPARTGLLHADPHPGNFRLLKDDGPAEGWRLGVMDFGTVDRLPGGLPQPIGDSLRMALADDAVGVLEMLRAEGFVKPTIELDSDAVLDYLRPIIEPAAVDRFHFTRAWMRSQAARIADPRSPAYNLGKQLNLPPDYLLIHRVTLSTIGVLCQLGAQAPFRAEMLDWLPGFAEEE, encoded by the coding sequence GTGAGCGATCTTCCGCGTAAGGCTATGACCCGCACCGCACGGCTCGCCGCCCTGCCGTTGGGGATAGCGGGGCGGGCCACCCTGGGCCTGGGGAAGCGGATCGGCGGTCGCTCGGCCGAGGCGGTCACGGCCGAGCTCCAGCAGGCCACGGCGGACCAGCTCTTCAAGGTGCTCGGTGAACTGAAGGGCGGTGCCATGAAGTTCGGGCAGGTGCTCTCGGTCTTCGAGGCGGCCCTGCCGGAGGAGGTGGCCGGCCCGTACCGGGCGGCCCTGACGAAGCTTCAGGACGCCGCCCCGCCGATGCCCGCCGCCAGTGTGCACGCGGCGCTGGCCGAGCGGCTCGGCAAGGACTGGCGGTCCAACTTCCGCAGCTTCGACGACCGGCCGGCCGCCGCGGCCTCGATCGGGCAGGTGCACCGGGCCGTCTGGCAGGACGGCCGACCGGTCGCGGTGAAGGTGCAGTACCCCGGCGCGGGCGAGGCGCTCCTCTCCGACCTCGGCCAACTCAGCCGGGTGGCCTGGCTGGTCGGGCCGCTGATCCCGGGCCTGGACATCAAGCCGCTGATCACCGAGCTGCGCAGCCGGGTGGCGGAGGAGCTGGACTACGCCCTGGAGGCCGAGGCCCAGCAGGTGCACGCCGAGGAGTTCGCCGACGACCCGGACATCGTGGTGCCCGCCGTGGTGGCCCAGGCCGACCAGGTACTGGTCACCGAGTGGTTGGACGGTACGCCGCTGGCCGAGGTGATCGCGGGCGGCGGCCAGGCCGAACGCAACCGCGCCGGACACCTGCTGGCCCGCTTCCTCTTCGCCGGCCCGGCCCGCACCGGTCTGCTGCACGCCGACCCGCACCCCGGCAACTTCCGGCTGCTCAAGGACGACGGCCCGGCCGAGGGCTGGCGGCTCGGCGTGATGGACTTCGGCACGGTGGACCGGCTGCCCGGCGGGCTGCCGCAGCCGATCGGCGACTCGCTGCGGATGGCGCTGGCCGACGACGCGGTCGGCGTGCTGGAGATGCTGCGTGCCGAGGGCTTCGTGAAGCCGACCATCGAGCTCGACTCGGACGCGGTGCTGGACTACCTGCGCCCGATCATCGAACCGGCGGCGGTCGACCGGTTCCACTTCACCCGGGCCTGGATGCGGTCCCAGGCGGCCCGGATCGCCGATCCCCGCTCCCCCGCCTACAACCTGGGCAAGCAGCTCAACCTGCCGCCGGACTACCTGCTGATCCACCGGGTCACGCTGAGCACGATCGGGGTGCTCTGCCAGCTCGGTGCCCAGGCTCCGTTCCGGGCCGAGATGCTCGACTGGCTCCCGGGCTTCGCCGAGGAGGAGTAG
- a CDS encoding ThiF family adenylyltransferase — protein sequence MRPMLKPALSRAWRDQQTLQFGTAPERAQVVAQADERFCAFLTLLDGERGVPAVTAAAEQLGLASEYVTQALHSLEQTGLLEDASAVEQALAGIPPSRRALLAPDLASLSLLSPEPGAGAGTLARRTALRVEVRGAGRVGAAVAATLAAGGVGTVEVVDQGRVLAGDCAPGGIPAADVGRPRGTAAREAVRRAAGLPPAGSGTPDKSTADCGRAGSGTPDIDEARATPGRPPDLVVLAPRDGSGAFAGSAVEARGLMRSGVPHLYVGVVEHLGVVGPLVLPGASACGGCVALTRTDRDAAWPRLLAQLATEGPGRAREPACDGALASAVAGLAGLHALLLLDGVRPPSVDGWCEVSAVDGMVRRLRLPPHTECGCYWR from the coding sequence ATGCGTCCCATGCTCAAGCCCGCGCTCTCCCGTGCCTGGCGCGATCAGCAGACCCTGCAATTCGGTACCGCCCCCGAGCGGGCCCAAGTGGTCGCCCAGGCCGACGAGCGGTTCTGCGCCTTCCTCACCCTGCTGGACGGCGAGCGCGGCGTCCCCGCCGTGACCGCCGCCGCCGAGCAGCTCGGCCTCGCCTCCGAGTACGTCACCCAGGCGCTGCACTCACTGGAGCAGACCGGCCTGCTCGAGGACGCCTCCGCGGTCGAACAGGCACTGGCCGGGATCCCGCCGAGCCGCCGGGCGCTGCTGGCCCCCGATCTCGCCTCGCTCTCGCTGCTCAGCCCCGAGCCCGGCGCCGGGGCCGGCACGCTGGCCCGGCGGACGGCGCTGCGGGTGGAGGTGCGCGGGGCCGGCCGGGTCGGCGCCGCGGTGGCGGCCACCCTCGCGGCAGGCGGGGTCGGCACGGTCGAGGTGGTGGACCAGGGCCGGGTGCTGGCCGGGGACTGCGCGCCGGGCGGCATCCCGGCCGCGGACGTCGGCCGGCCGCGCGGCACCGCCGCCCGCGAGGCGGTGCGGCGGGCCGCCGGTCTCCCCCCGGCCGGGAGCGGCACCCCGGACAAGAGCACAGCAGACTGCGGCCGAGCGGGCAGCGGCACGCCCGACATCGACGAGGCGCGGGCGACGCCCGGGCGGCCGCCCGATCTGGTGGTGCTCGCCCCGCGCGACGGCAGCGGTGCCTTCGCCGGCTCCGCGGTCGAGGCGCGGGGCCTGATGCGCTCCGGCGTGCCGCACCTCTACGTGGGGGTGGTTGAACACCTGGGCGTGGTCGGCCCGCTGGTGCTGCCCGGCGCCTCCGCCTGCGGCGGCTGCGTGGCGCTCACCCGCACCGACCGGGACGCCGCCTGGCCCCGGTTGCTGGCCCAGCTGGCCACCGAGGGCCCGGGGCGGGCTCGGGAACCCGCCTGCGACGGTGCGCTCGCCTCGGCGGTGGCCGGGCTCGCCGGGCTGCACGCCCTGCTGCTGCTCGACGGGGTGCGGCCACCGAGCGTGGACGGCTGGTGCGAGGTCTCCGCCGTGGACGGCATGGTCCGCCGGCTGCGGCTGCCCCCGCACACCGAGTGCGGTTGCTACTGGCGCTGA
- a CDS encoding NUDIX hydrolase: MTLLNTGLHTDATSALESWAPTDPDQEQLRRDYLDHLTKHQDGLFKSCLPAHITASAAVVDPAAGRVLLTLHPKVGLWLQMGGHCEPGDATLGAAALREATEESGIAGLTLLSADGADGGRPVPVKLDRHQVRCTGKDRPENTHLDVQYVALAPAGSKELISEESLDLRWFDFDALPELTDDSVRRLVGLARELVATV; the protein is encoded by the coding sequence ATGACCCTCCTGAACACCGGCCTGCACACCGACGCCACCTCGGCCCTCGAGTCCTGGGCGCCGACCGACCCCGACCAGGAACAGCTCCGGCGCGACTACCTGGACCACCTGACCAAGCATCAGGACGGCCTGTTCAAGTCCTGCCTGCCCGCCCACATCACGGCCAGCGCCGCCGTGGTGGACCCGGCGGCCGGGCGGGTGCTGCTGACCCTGCACCCGAAGGTCGGGCTCTGGCTGCAGATGGGCGGCCACTGCGAGCCTGGCGACGCGACGCTGGGCGCGGCCGCGCTGCGCGAGGCCACCGAGGAGTCGGGGATCGCCGGGCTGACCCTGCTCTCGGCCGACGGCGCCGACGGCGGGCGTCCGGTGCCGGTGAAGCTGGACCGGCACCAGGTGCGGTGCACCGGCAAGGACCGGCCGGAGAACACCCACCTGGACGTGCAGTACGTGGCGCTTGCACCGGCCGGGTCCAAGGAGCTGATCAGCGAGGAGTCGCTGGACCTGCGCTGGTTCGACTTCGACGCGCTGCCGGAGCTGACCGACGATTCGGTGCGCCGACTGGTCGGGCTGGCCCGGGAACTGGTCGCCACCGTCTGA
- a CDS encoding zinc-dependent metalloprotease encodes MSDLPFGFGVPPEEPEEGKDQGGKKDDKSGGEPEQPQSFGFGANPFGALFGAGGPGGAGGDNPFAAMMGGLDPNDLGAAFQQLGQMLSFDGGPVNWQLAKDIARQTVVAEPAEGKAKDRSVSSAERSAVEESVRLAELWLDSATEFPSSSASAVAWSRAEWIEATLPVWQELVDPVAERVGNAMGGVLPEEMQAMAGPLMGVMRSMGGAMFGTQIGQALGALAAEVLGSTDVGLPLAPAGKAALLPQNIAEFGEGLNVPAEEVRLYLALREAAHQRLFAHVPWLRAHLFGAVEAYARGIKVDTSRMEELMGRLDLENPEALQEALGNGLLQPEDTPEQKAALARLETALALVEGWVDAVVHAAAEPHLPQSSALRETLRRRRATGGPAEQTFATLVGLELRPRRLRDASRLWASLADARGVEGRDALWEHPDMLPTASDLDDPDGFVHRDTTEPAEGGLDFDAIDKLLGEAAGGSATAGASAAGASEAPEAAETDGDDKNDKDKPAS; translated from the coding sequence GTGAGCGACCTCCCCTTCGGATTCGGTGTCCCGCCCGAGGAGCCCGAGGAGGGCAAGGACCAGGGCGGCAAGAAAGACGACAAGTCCGGCGGCGAGCCGGAACAGCCCCAGTCCTTCGGCTTCGGCGCCAACCCGTTCGGTGCGTTGTTCGGCGCGGGCGGTCCCGGTGGCGCCGGCGGGGACAACCCCTTCGCCGCCATGATGGGCGGCCTCGACCCCAACGACCTGGGCGCCGCGTTCCAGCAGCTCGGCCAGATGCTCTCGTTCGACGGCGGCCCGGTGAACTGGCAGCTGGCCAAGGACATCGCCCGCCAGACCGTGGTGGCCGAGCCGGCCGAAGGCAAGGCCAAGGACCGCTCGGTGAGTTCGGCCGAGCGCTCGGCCGTCGAGGAGTCGGTGCGGCTCGCCGAGCTCTGGCTGGATTCCGCCACCGAGTTCCCGTCCTCCTCCGCCAGCGCCGTGGCCTGGAGCCGGGCCGAGTGGATCGAGGCCACCCTGCCGGTCTGGCAGGAGCTGGTCGACCCGGTCGCCGAGCGGGTCGGCAACGCCATGGGCGGCGTGCTGCCCGAGGAGATGCAGGCCATGGCCGGTCCGCTGATGGGCGTGATGCGCTCGATGGGCGGGGCCATGTTCGGCACCCAGATCGGCCAGGCCCTGGGCGCACTCGCCGCCGAGGTGCTCGGCTCGACCGACGTCGGCCTGCCGCTGGCCCCGGCCGGCAAGGCCGCGCTGCTGCCGCAGAACATCGCCGAGTTCGGCGAGGGCCTGAACGTCCCCGCCGAGGAGGTGCGGCTCTACCTGGCCCTGCGCGAGGCCGCCCACCAGCGGCTCTTCGCCCACGTGCCGTGGCTGCGGGCCCACCTGTTCGGCGCCGTCGAGGCCTACGCCCGCGGCATCAAGGTGGACACCTCCCGGATGGAGGAGCTGATGGGCCGGCTCGACCTGGAGAACCCCGAGGCGCTGCAGGAGGCGCTGGGCAACGGCCTGCTGCAGCCCGAGGACACCCCGGAGCAGAAGGCCGCGCTGGCCCGGCTCGAGACGGCCCTCGCACTGGTCGAGGGCTGGGTCGACGCGGTGGTGCACGCCGCCGCCGAACCGCACCTGCCGCAGTCCTCCGCGCTGCGCGAGACGCTGCGCCGCCGCCGCGCCACCGGCGGTCCGGCCGAGCAGACCTTCGCCACCCTGGTCGGCCTGGAGCTGCGCCCGCGCCGACTGCGCGACGCCTCCCGGCTGTGGGCCTCGCTGGCCGACGCCCGGGGCGTCGAGGGCCGCGACGCGCTCTGGGAGCACCCCGACATGCTGCCGACCGCGAGCGACCTGGACGACCCGGACGGCTTCGTGCACCGCGACACCACCGAGCCGGCCGAGGGCGGGCTGGACTTCGACGCGATCGACAAGCTGCTCGGCGAGGCGGCCGGCGGCTCCGCCACTGCCGGGGCCAGTGCTGCCGGGGCCAGTGAGGCCCCCGAGGCTGCTGAGACCGACGGCGACGACAAGAACGACAAGGACAAGCCCGCTTCATGA
- a CDS encoding NAD-dependent epimerase/dehydratase family protein, translating into MSSPPSDVRSGLTGGEEAQVAPGSAPPAYGGRPLTVAVTGAAGVLGERLVRRLVDSPGIRKVLAIDDRRGEAAGVQWRVLDVRDPAVAERLRGVDVVVHLAMDLGMESDPRARSAYNVRGAQTVVTAAAAAGVHRVVLCTSAMVYGALPDNEVPLAEDSELRATEEASLVGDLLEIERLARRAPRAHPGLQVTVLRPAVVVGPGVDTVLTRHFEAPRLLVVAGSRPCWQFCHVDDLATALEYAALGLVEGEVTVGCDGWLEQEQVEELSGIRRMELPASLALGTAARLHRLGLTPAPAGDLAYTMYPWVVSGSRLHEAGWRPQYSNEEVLTELLAQVAGKHAVAGRRLGGKEAATSLGAAGATVALVGTAALVRRARKRRRI; encoded by the coding sequence GTGAGTTCCCCGCCTTCGGACGTTCGCTCTGGGCTGACCGGGGGCGAGGAGGCCCAGGTGGCGCCTGGGTCCGCGCCCCCAGCCTACGGCGGACGGCCGCTCACCGTCGCCGTGACCGGCGCCGCCGGCGTGCTCGGTGAGCGCCTGGTCCGCCGCCTGGTCGATTCGCCCGGCATCCGCAAGGTGCTGGCGATCGACGACCGACGCGGCGAGGCCGCCGGAGTGCAGTGGCGGGTGCTGGACGTCCGCGATCCGGCGGTGGCCGAACGGCTGCGCGGGGTGGACGTGGTGGTGCACCTGGCGATGGACCTGGGCATGGAGTCCGATCCGCGGGCCCGCAGCGCGTACAACGTCCGGGGCGCGCAGACGGTGGTGACCGCCGCGGCGGCCGCCGGTGTGCACCGGGTGGTGCTCTGCACCTCGGCGATGGTCTACGGCGCGCTGCCGGACAACGAGGTGCCGCTGGCCGAGGACTCCGAGCTGCGGGCCACCGAGGAGGCCAGCCTGGTCGGCGACCTGCTGGAGATCGAGCGGCTGGCCCGCCGGGCGCCGCGCGCCCACCCGGGACTGCAGGTGACCGTGCTGCGCCCGGCCGTGGTGGTCGGTCCCGGTGTGGACACCGTGCTGACCAGGCACTTCGAGGCGCCGCGCCTCCTGGTGGTGGCCGGCTCGCGGCCCTGCTGGCAGTTCTGCCACGTGGACGACCTGGCCACCGCGCTGGAGTACGCGGCGCTCGGCCTGGTCGAGGGCGAGGTGACGGTCGGCTGTGACGGCTGGCTGGAGCAGGAGCAGGTGGAGGAGCTCTCCGGGATCCGCCGGATGGAGCTGCCCGCCTCGCTGGCGCTGGGCACCGCCGCGCGGTTGCACCGGCTCGGCCTGACCCCGGCCCCGGCCGGGGACCTGGCGTACACCATGTACCCGTGGGTGGTGTCCGGCAGCCGGCTGCACGAGGCGGGCTGGCGGCCGCAGTACAGCAACGAGGAGGTGCTGACCGAGCTGCTCGCCCAGGTCGCGGGCAAGCACGCGGTGGCGGGGCGGCGCCTCGGCGGCAAGGAGGCCGCCACCAGCCTGGGCGCGGCGGGCGCGACGGTGGCCCTGGTGGGCACCGCGGCGCTGGTCCGGCGGGCCCGTAAGCGGCGGCGCATCTAG
- a CDS encoding molybdenum cofactor biosynthesis protein MoaE — MSENHDPIRLLAVRETPLSLDEVYAAVGHDAAGGTTVFVGTVRDHDGGKSVAALEYSCHPSAEQEMRRIAEKVVADYPVKALAAVHRIGRLEITDAAVIVAVSCPHRGEAFAAARKLIDDLKHEVPIWKHQVFSDGEEEWVGAGSC; from the coding sequence ATGTCCGAGAACCACGACCCCATCCGTCTGCTCGCCGTCCGCGAGACGCCGCTCTCCCTCGACGAGGTCTACGCGGCGGTCGGCCATGACGCCGCCGGTGGCACCACGGTCTTCGTCGGGACGGTCCGCGACCACGACGGCGGCAAGTCGGTCGCCGCGCTGGAGTACAGCTGCCACCCGAGCGCCGAGCAGGAGATGCGCCGGATCGCGGAGAAGGTGGTTGCCGACTATCCGGTGAAGGCGCTGGCGGCGGTGCACCGGATCGGCCGGCTGGAGATCACCGACGCCGCCGTGATCGTCGCCGTCTCCTGTCCGCACCGGGGCGAGGCCTTCGCCGCCGCGCGCAAGCTGATCGACGATCTGAAGCACGAGGTGCCGATCTGGAAGCACCAGGTCTTCTCCGACGGCGAGGAGGAGTGGGTCGGCGCAGGCTCCTGCTGA
- a CDS encoding YlbL family protein, whose product MPRRSATMLAATLTLIALLCVSVLLPVPYTQLSPGPTYNTLGVQSGTPVISISGQQTYPTSGHLNMTTVQVTGANYQPSLVSVVVGWLRDDQLVVPHDTLYPKGQTEQQSEQQNAEEFASSQDSAKTAALNQLGYPVGTKLIVASVVAGGPSEGRLHAGDEIIAVDGTKVTDPTQVAPLVTKHKPGETVVFTVRSKDPTDALEKQVPITTTKAPDSDRAMVGIVPGTTHTFPFTIDIGLQDVGGPSAGLMFALGIVDKLTPTDLTGGKFVAGTGTIDDHGKVGPIGGISMKVIAAREAGARYFFTPSENCAEAGKNTPDGLRLIKVDTLDDALKALGQVRAGQDSALPSCQAS is encoded by the coding sequence ATGCCACGCCGCTCTGCGACGATGCTCGCCGCCACCCTGACGCTCATAGCGCTGCTCTGCGTCTCCGTGCTGCTCCCGGTGCCGTACACGCAGCTGAGCCCGGGACCGACGTACAACACGCTCGGCGTCCAGTCCGGGACCCCGGTGATCAGCATCTCGGGGCAGCAGACCTATCCGACCAGTGGTCACCTCAACATGACCACGGTCCAGGTCACCGGTGCGAACTACCAGCCGAGCCTGGTCTCGGTCGTGGTCGGCTGGCTGCGGGACGACCAGCTGGTGGTGCCGCACGACACGCTCTACCCCAAGGGCCAGACCGAGCAGCAGTCCGAGCAGCAGAACGCCGAGGAGTTCGCCTCCTCGCAGGACAGCGCCAAGACGGCCGCGCTGAACCAGCTCGGCTACCCGGTCGGCACCAAGCTGATCGTCGCCTCGGTGGTGGCCGGTGGGCCGAGCGAGGGCCGGCTGCACGCGGGTGACGAGATCATCGCGGTGGACGGCACCAAGGTCACCGACCCCACCCAGGTGGCGCCGCTGGTGACCAAGCACAAGCCGGGCGAGACGGTGGTCTTCACGGTGCGCTCCAAGGACCCGACCGACGCCCTGGAGAAGCAGGTCCCGATCACCACCACCAAGGCCCCCGACTCCGACCGCGCGATGGTGGGCATCGTGCCCGGCACCACGCACACCTTCCCGTTCACCATAGACATCGGGCTGCAGGACGTCGGCGGGCCGAGCGCCGGGCTGATGTTCGCCCTCGGCATCGTGGACAAGCTGACCCCGACCGACCTGACCGGCGGCAAGTTCGTGGCCGGCACCGGGACGATCGACGACCACGGCAAGGTCGGGCCGATCGGCGGCATCTCGATGAAGGTGATCGCGGCCCGGGAGGCCGGCGCCCGCTACTTCTTCACCCCGAGCGAGAACTGCGCCGAGGCGGGCAAGAACACCCCGGACGGGCTGCGGCTGATCAAGGTGGACACGCTGGACGACGCGCTCAAGGCGCTGGGCCAGGTCCGGGCCGGGCAGGACTCGGCACTGCCGTCCTGCCAGGCCTCGTAG
- a CDS encoding PPA1309 family protein: MSDAPNTPLEGGLPPAATPLTRAALEIDEYVAGLGWDRPARLFALVDSAQLRRTDPAVARQLGLDASQDGSLTPVEQDELPAGMALDEFLGTIAWPAGVAGCALVVERLMLPPGAEKSRPANATEAQIAEWVAHHPDRQEVRITAAVLRDGKRETALRLREKDIAREVLTGPDLVPGLTKALLATFA; encoded by the coding sequence ATGTCCGATGCCCCGAACACCCCCCTCGAGGGCGGCCTGCCGCCGGCCGCCACCCCGCTCACCCGCGCCGCCCTGGAGATCGACGAGTACGTCGCCGGGCTCGGCTGGGACCGGCCCGCCCGCCTGTTCGCCCTGGTCGACAGCGCCCAACTGCGCCGCACCGACCCGGCGGTGGCCCGGCAGCTCGGACTGGACGCCTCGCAGGACGGCTCGCTCACCCCGGTCGAGCAGGACGAGCTGCCGGCCGGCATGGCGCTGGACGAGTTCCTCGGCACCATCGCCTGGCCGGCCGGGGTGGCCGGCTGCGCACTGGTGGTCGAGCGGCTGATGCTGCCGCCGGGCGCGGAGAAGAGCCGCCCGGCCAACGCCACCGAGGCGCAGATCGCCGAGTGGGTGGCCCACCACCCGGACCGTCAGGAGGTCCGGATCACCGCCGCCGTGCTGCGCGACGGCAAGCGCGAGACGGCGCTGCGGCTGCGCGAGAAGGACATCGCCCGCGAGGTGCTGACCGGCCCCGACCTGGTGCCGGGCCTGACCAAGGCACTGCTCGCGACCTTCGCCTGA
- a CDS encoding UPF0182 family membrane protein, whose protein sequence is MPDREGPAYRPRVGPPSRRTRVLLLTLGALVLLFLAFVLFAGFWTDWLWFKSVHYSSVFATELWTKVGLFAVFGLLMAAVAALNIWLAYRLRPPLSAMSVEQQSLDRYRMGIAPFRKWLVLAIALLVGLIAGASAAGQWRLWLLWTNASSFGVRDSQFHLDVSFYAFDLPWYEFLLGFAFSAVVVSVIAALLVHYLYGGLRLQGPGRRASAGAQGHLAVLLGIFVLLKAVAYWLDRYALAVKSGSFKRVSGYTGLRFVDANAYLPAKTILFCVALICALLFFLTPVRRTWAPALIGFGLMALSAVLIGGVYPAIVQQFQVRPNEQAKETPYIKKNIDATRQAYGIADSQTIQYSPNNTADAQSLAPDAQTIADIRLLDPNIVSPTFQQLEQQRSYYGFPGTLDIDRYGPKAAAQDTVLGLRELNLDGVQQRNWINDHFKYTHGYGAVAAKGNQVDDRGQPVFTESGLPAGGSLGDYEQRIYFGEKTDTYAIVGGTNREIDYTSDSGLQTSQYGGGGGVSLDNPVTRAAYAVKFAEPQFLYSGAISNGAKVLYDRTPKERVEKVAPWLAIDGDPYPVVQDGHLVWVLDGYTTSDGYPFSSKTTLGTATKDSLTDQRGGVLTPSNQVNYIRNSVKATVDAYTGEVTLYQWDDSDPVLRTWMKAFPGTVEPRSAIPATLLPHLRYPQDLFKVQRDLLGMYHMTDPNSFFNGTDIWQVPVDPTSESKQVQPPYYLTLRMPDPAATDAAFSLTSSFVPGARENLAAFMAVDSDPGPDYGKIRLLRVPSSDSSTPGPNQVQAKFNSRPDVATTLNLIKNGGDSDIEYGNLLTLPVGGGFLNVEPVYVKARGAKYPVLQKVLAVYGTDNVAFENTLDATLKQLFNGAAVGATGTAPSGGNPPSGGTGTPSGSIDPALKQALDAIQKAYTDSQNAFKAGDWTAYGAAQKALQDAINAAAAAEHKP, encoded by the coding sequence ATGCCCGACCGTGAAGGTCCGGCGTACCGTCCACGGGTCGGCCCGCCGTCGCGCCGCACTCGGGTCCTGCTGCTCACGCTGGGTGCGCTGGTCCTGCTCTTCCTGGCGTTCGTGCTGTTCGCGGGCTTCTGGACGGACTGGCTCTGGTTCAAGTCGGTGCACTACTCCTCGGTCTTCGCCACCGAGCTGTGGACCAAGGTCGGGCTGTTCGCGGTCTTCGGACTGCTGATGGCGGCGGTCGCCGCGCTGAACATCTGGCTGGCGTACCGGCTGCGGCCGCCGCTGTCGGCCATGTCGGTGGAGCAGCAGAGCCTGGACCGCTACCGGATGGGCATCGCGCCGTTCCGCAAGTGGCTGGTGCTCGCGATCGCGCTGCTGGTCGGGCTGATCGCGGGCGCGTCGGCGGCCGGGCAGTGGCGGCTGTGGCTGCTGTGGACCAACGCGAGCTCCTTCGGGGTGCGGGACAGTCAGTTCCACCTGGACGTCTCCTTCTACGCCTTCGACCTGCCCTGGTACGAGTTCCTGCTCGGCTTCGCGTTCAGCGCGGTGGTGGTCTCGGTGATCGCCGCGCTGCTGGTGCACTACCTCTACGGCGGCCTGCGGCTGCAGGGCCCCGGCCGGCGGGCCAGCGCCGGGGCGCAGGGGCACCTGGCGGTGCTGCTGGGCATCTTCGTGCTGCTGAAGGCCGTCGCGTACTGGCTGGACCGGTACGCGCTGGCGGTGAAGAGCGGCTCCTTCAAGCGCGTCTCCGGCTACACCGGTCTGCGTTTCGTGGACGCCAACGCCTATCTGCCGGCCAAGACCATCCTGTTCTGCGTGGCGCTGATCTGCGCGCTGCTGTTCTTCCTGACCCCGGTGCGGCGGACCTGGGCGCCGGCCCTGATCGGCTTCGGGCTGATGGCGCTCTCGGCGGTGCTGATCGGCGGGGTCTACCCGGCGATCGTGCAGCAGTTCCAGGTCAGGCCGAACGAGCAGGCCAAGGAGACGCCGTACATCAAGAAGAACATCGACGCGACCAGGCAGGCGTACGGCATCGCGGACAGCCAGACCATCCAGTACAGCCCGAACAATACGGCGGACGCGCAGTCGCTGGCGCCGGACGCGCAGACCATCGCGGACATCCGGCTGCTCGACCCCAACATCGTCTCGCCGACCTTCCAGCAGCTCGAGCAGCAGCGCTCCTACTACGGCTTCCCGGGCACCCTGGACATCGACCGGTACGGTCCCAAGGCCGCCGCCCAGGACACCGTGCTCGGGCTGCGCGAGCTCAACCTCGACGGGGTGCAGCAGCGCAACTGGATCAACGACCACTTCAAGTACACCCACGGCTACGGCGCCGTGGCGGCCAAGGGCAACCAGGTCGACGACCGCGGCCAGCCGGTCTTCACCGAGTCGGGCCTGCCGGCCGGCGGATCGCTCGGCGACTACGAGCAGCGGATCTACTTCGGCGAGAAGACCGACACCTACGCGATCGTCGGCGGCACCAATCGGGAGATCGACTACACCTCCGACAGCGGTCTGCAGACCTCCCAGTACGGGGGCGGCGGCGGGGTCTCGCTGGACAACCCGGTCACCCGGGCCGCCTACGCGGTGAAGTTCGCCGAGCCGCAGTTCCTCTACTCCGGGGCGATCAGCAACGGCGCCAAGGTGCTGTACGACCGCACGCCCAAGGAGCGGGTGGAGAAGGTCGCGCCCTGGCTGGCGATCGACGGCGACCCCTACCCGGTGGTGCAGGACGGCCACCTGGTCTGGGTGCTGGACGGCTACACCACCTCGGACGGGTACCCGTTCTCCTCCAAGACCACGCTGGGTACCGCGACCAAGGACTCGCTCACCGACCAGCGCGGCGGTGTGCTCACCCCCAGCAACCAGGTCAACTACATCCGCAACTCGGTCAAGGCCACGGTGGACGCCTACACCGGCGAGGTGACGCTCTATCAGTGGGACGACAGCGACCCGGTGCTGAGGACCTGGATGAAGGCCTTCCCGGGGACGGTGGAGCCGAGGAGCGCGATCCCGGCCACGCTGCTCCCGCACCTGCGCTACCCGCAGGACCTGTTCAAGGTGCAGCGCGACCTGCTGGGCATGTACCACATGACCGACCCGAACTCCTTCTTCAACGGCACCGACATCTGGCAGGTGCCGGTCGACCCGACCAGTGAGTCCAAGCAGGTCCAGCCGCCGTACTACCTGACGCTGCGGATGCCCGACCCGGCGGCCACCGACGCCGCCTTCTCGCTCACCAGCAGCTTCGTGCCCGGCGCGCGCGAGAACCTGGCGGCCTTCATGGCGGTGGACTCCGACCCGGGCCCCGACTACGGGAAGATCCGGCTGCTCAGGGTGCCGAGCAGCGACTCCAGCACGCCCGGCCCCAACCAGGTGCAGGCGAAGTTCAACTCCCGCCCGGACGTGGCCACCACGCTGAACCTGATCAAGAACGGCGGCGACTCGGACATCGAGTACGGCAACCTGCTGACCCTGCCGGTCGGCGGCGGCTTCCTGAACGTCGAACCGGTCTACGTGAAGGCGCGCGGAGCCAAGTACCCGGTGCTGCAGAAGGTGCTGGCGGTGTACGGGACGGACAACGTCGCCTTCGAGAACACTCTGGACGCGACGCTGAAGCAGCTGTTCAACGGCGCCGCGGTGGGCGCCACCGGGACGGCGCCAAGCGGCGGCAACCCGCCCTCGGGCGGCACCGGCACGCCGTCGGGCAGCATCGACCCGGCGCTGAAGCAGGCCCTGGACGCGATCCAGAAGGCCTACACGGACAGTCAGAACGCCTTCAAGGCAGGCGACTGGACGGCCTACGGCGCGGCGCAGAAGGCGCTGCAGGACGCGATCAACGCGGCCGCTGCCGCCGAGCACAAGCCCTGA